One Primulina eburnea isolate SZY01 chromosome 4, ASM2296580v1, whole genome shotgun sequence genomic window, TTTGCACGACTCTCCGAATATAAGACTGTGCAATGCGGTTCTTATAAGCTTCCAGTTGAATGCTGGCAGCCTCCCTCTTTCCTTCCAAAAGATCAAGGTCAGTAGCGCGTCTCGCTCCATTGTCATCGTCATAAAACATCACCCTTGCCGATTCCAACTCGATCTCAGCCGGGAGCACTGCTTCATTACCGTAGACCAAACTGAAAGGAGTTTCTTTGGTTCCCTCTCTCGGTGTGGTTCGGTATGCCCATAAGACACTTGGTAGCTCCTCCACCCAATTGCCTTTGGCTCTACCCAGTCGAACTTTCAGACCCTGTACCAGCGTCCGATTAGTCACCTCCACCTGACCATTACTCTGCGGGTAAGCTACAGAGGTAAAGACTTGTTGGATCTTCATTTCCTTACACCAAGCTTCGATTTTGGCCCCTTGGAACTGTCTCCCATTATCGGATATCAGCCTCCTAGGTACCCCGTGCCTGCATACTATACTCTTCCACAAGAATTTCAGGACGTCGTTCTCAGTGATTCTGGCCAAAGGCTCTGCTTCCACCCACTTTGAAAAATAATCAACTGCTACCAGTAGGAATTTTTTCTGAGCCGGAGCTATAGGAAACGGTCCCACGATATCCATTCCCTACTGGTCAAAGGGACAGGCGGCCGTGACAGCCTTCATCATCGCGGCCGGTCGGTGACTCAACCGCGCATGACGTTGACAACTATCACAAGACATTACCAACTCTTGAGCATCATGCAGCACTGAGGGCCAAGAATAACCGGCGAGGAGCACCTTCCTTGCCAATGCATAAGCTCCCAAATGATTTCCACAACACCCCTCATGAACTTCTCGAAGCACATAATCTGTCTCTTGGTAACTCAAACACCGAAGGAGCGGTCCTGCAAAAGACGTTCTAAACAACACGTCCCCCACCATTACATAGCGTGCACATTTTGTCTTCAACTTACGAGCCTCTCTGGGGTCAGCAGGAAGTTTTCCCTCCTTCAAGTAATCAAGTATAGCGGTTCTCCAATCTTCCTCCTCCTGTTCAACTGCGGGCGAACTTGTTTGAGGTGTGAGTTCGATTTGAAATACCACATCTCTAGTCTTCCAACTTCCCATTGTTCCAGCTATTTTGGCTAGAGCGTCCGccttttcattttctttcatgGGGATCTGTTCAAATGTAATCTCCGTGAATTTCTCTCTAACTCTGTCCACTTCTCGAGCATACTCAATAAGtttctcatctttcacatcATACATCCCCTTCATCTGTTGTGCTACCAACTGCGAGTCAGAAAAAATAAGTACTCGGGTAGCTCCCACATTTCTGGCTGCTCGAAATCCGGCCAACACAGCCTCATACTCTGCCTCATTGTTGGATGCTCGAAAATCCAACCTAACTGCTAACTTCACTTCCTCCCCGGCCGGCGAAATCAATACTACCCCCACCCCACTTCCATCCTTAGAAGATGAACCATCAACATACACTTTCCAAGGGTCTTCATTTTCAAGATGCACGGTCTCAGCCAAAAAATCGGCTAAGGCTTGTGCTTTAATGGATGTTCTTGGCTCATACTGAATGTCATATTCTCCTAGCTCAGTAGTCCACTTGATCAAACGGCCAGACATATCCGAATGAGTTAGGATTCTGCCCAATGGACTGTTAGTGAGCACCACAATCGGATGAGATAAGAAGTAAGGCCTCAAGCGTCTGGCCGTCATTACCAATGCCAAAGCCAAATTTTCCAACCCTGAATACCTGATTTCTGCCCCTTTGAGTGCATGCGAAACATAGTAAACCGGCTGCTGAACTGA contains:
- the LOC140830226 gene encoding uncharacterized protein, with the protein product MVTERGIEANPEKVQAIQDMVSPRGPKDVQQLTGRIAALARFISRSAHRSLPFFRTLRKAKKFEWGPDCEKAFTELKEYLAELPVLAKPAAGEPLWVYLSATEGAVSSVLVKSEGSVQQPVYYVSHALKGAEIRYSGLENLALALVMTARRLRPYFLSHPIVVLTNSPLGRILTHSDMSGRLIKWTTELGEYDIQYEPRTSIKAQALADFLAETVHLENEDPWKVYVDGSSSKDGSGVGVVLISPAGEEVKLAVRLDFRASNNEAEYEAVLAGFRAARNVGATRVLIFSDSQLVAQQMKGMYDVKDEKLIEYAREVDRVREKFTEITFEQIPMKENEKADALAKIAGTMGSWKTRDVVFQIELTPQTSSPAVEQEEEDWRTAILDYLKEGKLPADPREARKLKTKCARYVMVGDVLFRTSFAGPLLRCLSYQETDYVLREVHEGCCGNHLGAYALARKVLLAGYSWPSVLHDAQELVMSCDSCQRHARLSHRPAAMMKAVTAACPFDQ